AGTGTGCGTTTGCGGCTTTTTGCTATTTGACAACCAAGACCGGAACTTTGGAGTAAGCAACCAGTTTCTGCGCTACGCTGCCAATAAGCAAGCCTTCGAAGCCGCCCGCGCCGCGCGTGCCGCTGACGATCAACTCCGCACCGCTAGCTACGCTGTGCTCAATCAGCGTATCTACGATATGTCCTTCTAAGATGTGCGTTTCCACTTTCCGCCCTTTATCGGCGCATTCCGTAAGCAGCCGTTCCATGGATTTTACCATGCCTTCTTT
The nucleotide sequence above comes from uncultured Anaeromusa sp.. Encoded proteins:
- a CDS encoding universal stress protein, whose amino-acid sequence is RLGVTVDVVTVLPPIGNLFMYADYPMDMTSVRESQKEGMVKSMERLLTECADKGRKVETHILEGHIVDTLIEHSVASGAELIVSGTRGAGGFEGLLIGSVAQKLVAYSKVPVLVVK